The following coding sequences lie in one Rutidosis leptorrhynchoides isolate AG116_Rl617_1_P2 chromosome 6, CSIRO_AGI_Rlap_v1, whole genome shotgun sequence genomic window:
- the LOC139851325 gene encoding uncharacterized protein gives MEVDRMAKRSSFGRSIRKRLSDITNYQPQPKSSTVFDQTLPLNDSSSSVKEHIGNLLKENAGLLQTITEKNKVIELNGLELQKLRVMLQKTQLQNWNLAQSNSHMMAELNLGKQKLKTLQHQLNCKDAMLKTIKKEHQDNGNVDKEQPTVSKNMHSRRSQSIASFKTTVQRASEKETFENKRRCVRRQSARFASEEQHEPKEENLFEIEDLKIHEDGPTARTIEQKVIKSGTKLDPRELHRTSLGRPSRRAAEKIQSYKETPVNIKMRRPE, from the exons ATGGAAGTGGATAGAATGGCTAAAAGATCATCTTTTGGGAGGTCAATAAGAAAGAGGCTTTCTGATATCACAAATTATCAGCCACAACCCAAATCCTCAACGGTTTTCGATCAGACTCTTCCGCTCAATGATTCATCGTCTTCCGTTAAAGAGCATATTGGTAATCTATTAAAG GAAAATGCAGGGCTGTTGCAAACAATTACAGAGAAAAA CAAAGTTATAGAGCTGAATGGACTAGAGCTTCAAAAGCTGAGAGTTATGCTTCAGAAAACACAGTTACAGAATTGGAACCTTGCTCAATCAAACAGCCATATGATGGCG GAGCTTAACTTAGGTAAACAGAAG CTAAAAACACTTCAACATCAACTTAACTGCAAGGATGCTATGCTTAAAACCATAAAAAAGGAACATCAG GATAATGGAAATGTCGATAAAGAACAACCAACTGTGAGCAAAAATATGCATTCTAGGAGAAGCCAAT CAATTGCCTCCTTTAAAACTACAGTACAACGAGCTTCTGAGAAAGAAACATTTGAGAACAAAAG ACGCTGTGTGAGACGACAATCAGCTAGATTCGCATCAGAAGAACAACATGAACCGAAAGAAGAGAACTTGTTTGAGATTGAAGATTTAAAGATACATGAAGATGGTCCAACTGCAAGAACGATCGAACaaaaagttatcaaaagtggtaCAAAACTGGACCCACGAGAATTACATAGAACGTCATTAGGTCGACCATCGCGTAGAGCTGCTGAAAAGATCCAGTCTTACAAGGAAACTCCGGTCAACATCAAAATGAGAAGACCAGAATAG